The Mesobacillus jeotgali genome window below encodes:
- a CDS encoding Glu/Leu/Phe/Val dehydrogenase, with protein MDMFEQIREHEQVVFCNDEATGLKAIIAIHSTRLGPALGGCRMYPYKSVDDALEDVLRLSKGMTYKCAAADVDFGGGKAVIIGDPTKDKSPELFRAFGQFVESIQGRFYTGTDMGTDPEDFVHALKETNCIVGVDEVYGGSGDSSVPTAQGVIFGLQATSKALWDTDDLSGKSYAIQGLGKVGYKVAEYLLENGADLYVTDINQKAIDQIVQKAKEMGAGIKVVNSDEIYSQPADIFIPCAMGGIINDETIPQLQVKAVVGSANNQLKEERHGHILQEKGILYAPDYIVNAGGLIQVADELYSPNKERVLKKTKAIYNSLLNIYRQAESEGITTVEAANKFCENRIEARTRRNSFFSHMKRPKWAVRM; from the coding sequence ATGGATATGTTCGAACAAATTCGTGAGCATGAGCAAGTAGTTTTTTGTAATGATGAAGCAACGGGTCTTAAGGCGATTATTGCAATCCATAGTACTCGGCTGGGGCCGGCTTTGGGCGGTTGCCGTATGTACCCTTATAAATCAGTTGACGATGCACTTGAAGATGTACTGCGTCTTTCCAAAGGCATGACGTATAAATGTGCTGCGGCTGACGTCGACTTCGGCGGAGGGAAGGCTGTCATCATTGGCGATCCTACAAAGGATAAGAGTCCAGAATTATTCAGGGCATTTGGCCAGTTTGTAGAGTCGATCCAGGGCCGTTTTTATACAGGAACAGACATGGGGACAGATCCTGAGGACTTTGTCCATGCACTAAAAGAAACGAATTGCATCGTTGGGGTCGATGAAGTTTATGGCGGCAGCGGTGATTCTTCAGTACCAACGGCTCAAGGCGTCATCTTTGGCTTGCAGGCAACGAGCAAGGCGCTTTGGGATACGGATGATTTGTCAGGGAAATCCTATGCGATCCAGGGTCTGGGCAAGGTTGGCTATAAGGTAGCAGAGTACCTGCTTGAAAATGGGGCAGACCTTTATGTAACCGACATCAACCAGAAAGCAATCGACCAGATTGTTCAGAAAGCCAAGGAAATGGGAGCGGGCATCAAGGTCGTAAACAGTGATGAAATCTATTCCCAGCCTGCAGACATTTTCATTCCGTGCGCAATGGGCGGAATCATTAACGATGAGACGATTCCCCAGCTTCAGGTCAAAGCGGTGGTTGGGTCAGCGAACAATCAGCTCAAAGAAGAAAGGCACGGCCACATCCTTCAGGAGAAAGGCATTCTTTATGCGCCTGATTACATCGTCAATGCTGGCGGATTGATCCAGGTAGCGGATGAGCTATATTCACCAAATAAGGAACGAGTCTTAAAGAAGACGAAGGCAATCTATAATTCTCTTTTAAATATTTACAGGCAGGCAGAGAGTGAAGGAATCACCACTGTTGAAGCGGCGAATAAATTCTGCGAAAACCGCATCGAAGCCAGAACAAGACGCAATAGCTTCTTCTCGCATATGAAGCGTCCTAAATGGGCAGTGAGGATGTAA
- a CDS encoding dihydrolipoamide acetyltransferase family protein: MVEVKLHDIGEGMTEADINCYLVKPGDFVKADDPLVEVQTDKMTAEIPAPRSGVIKELLLSPGQTVQVGTTLLVMEDRSGGDHSAEFQKGTHIVKNEAEPAVAVLDRPAQVRVPVGVSARLGQILASPYTRKVARENGVNIMEVKGTGPAGRIIEEDILAFVKLKEAGVANTSKPGFEHQVPNVSEAGSELQAPTLSEAGSEEHDSGVHKDTLPFRGRRKQIAKKMVQSLYTIPHCTHFEEIDVSELIALREEIKAAGNSISATAFFIKALSIGLKEFPVFNAKLDEENESIQLLREHHIGIAVDTPDGLIVPVIRNVEKMNLKQIHGEMKRLTKLALDDKLTVKDISGGTFTISNVGPLGGSIGATPIIQHPQTALVSFHKTKKRPVVTDQDEIAIRSIMNLSMAFDHRVADGATAVAFTNRFAQLIENPKMMLLELM; the protein is encoded by the coding sequence ATGGTTGAAGTAAAGCTCCACGACATTGGGGAAGGCATGACCGAAGCGGACATCAACTGTTACCTGGTGAAGCCGGGGGACTTCGTCAAAGCGGATGATCCATTGGTGGAGGTCCAGACAGACAAGATGACCGCAGAGATTCCTGCTCCCCGCTCAGGTGTAATTAAAGAATTGCTGTTATCACCGGGGCAAACGGTACAAGTGGGGACTACCCTGCTGGTCATGGAAGACCGTTCCGGCGGAGATCATTCAGCAGAGTTCCAAAAGGGAACTCACATTGTAAAAAATGAAGCCGAACCTGCGGTTGCTGTATTGGACAGACCCGCTCAAGTTAGGGTCCCTGTTGGTGTGAGTGCAAGGTTAGGACAAATTCTTGCATCTCCTTATACAAGGAAAGTTGCCAGGGAAAACGGTGTCAATATAATGGAAGTCAAGGGAACAGGTCCAGCCGGCCGGATCATCGAAGAGGATATATTGGCCTTTGTTAAATTAAAAGAGGCTGGGGTTGCGAACACTTCGAAACCTGGTTTCGAGCATCAGGTTCCGAATGTTTCAGAAGCAGGTTCCGAACTGCAGGCTCCGACGCTTTCGGAAGCAGGTTCCGAAGAACATGATTCCGGCGTCCACAAGGATACATTGCCATTCCGCGGCCGCCGGAAGCAGATTGCGAAAAAGATGGTCCAGTCCCTTTACACCATCCCTCACTGCACACATTTTGAGGAAATTGATGTTAGCGAGTTGATCGCTTTAAGGGAAGAAATCAAGGCAGCCGGAAACTCTATTTCTGCTACTGCTTTCTTCATCAAAGCTCTTTCCATTGGGTTAAAAGAGTTCCCTGTTTTTAATGCGAAGCTTGATGAAGAGAATGAGAGCATCCAGCTGCTGCGTGAACATCATATCGGAATTGCCGTGGACACTCCGGATGGCTTGATTGTACCGGTTATCCGCAATGTGGAGAAAATGAACTTGAAGCAAATCCATGGTGAAATGAAGCGTCTGACAAAGCTTGCACTTGATGACAAGTTAACGGTCAAGGATATTTCAGGCGGAACATTCACGATAAGCAATGTCGGTCCGCTGGGCGGCAGCATTGGTGCTACACCAATCATCCAGCATCCGCAGACAGCGCTTGTTTCCTTCCATAAAACAAAGAAACGGCCAGTTGTCACGGATCAAGATGAAATTGCCATCCGTTCTATCATGAATCTGTCAATGGCGTTTGACCATAGAGTCGCAGACGGGGCTACGGCTGTTGCTTTTACCAACCGTTTCGCACAGCTGATTGAAAACCCGAAAATGATGCTGTTGGAATTAATGTAG
- a CDS encoding ABC transporter substrate-binding protein, with the protein MKKSVKAISLVLASALFMAGCGGNEASNGSSDKDQYKIGLTQFAEHPSLDAATEGFKKALEDKGFKEGDNVTYDFQNAQADMNNTASIANNFVGDKVDLIFANATPSAVAALNATKDIPIIFTSVTDPVGAGLVEAFDKPGDNITGTTDNHPDATKKTIDFMTNEIGAKNIGVIYNAGEQNSEVQLKEVKKLAEANGAKVVEASISTSAEVKQAAESLVGRVDAIYVPTDNTVVSALESVISVANGKKIPLFVGELDSMKRGAVAASGFNYYDIGYQSGLMAAEILSGNKKASEIPVELPKSLTLTINKKAAEEQGVEVKEEWGDDAEFYEE; encoded by the coding sequence ATGAAAAAATCAGTAAAAGCTATTTCTCTTGTTCTTGCCAGTGCCTTGTTCATGGCTGGCTGCGGAGGAAATGAAGCATCAAATGGTTCTTCAGACAAAGATCAGTACAAGATTGGCCTGACTCAATTCGCGGAGCATCCATCGCTTGATGCTGCCACTGAGGGTTTTAAGAAAGCCCTTGAGGATAAAGGGTTCAAAGAGGGTGACAATGTAACGTATGACTTCCAGAATGCACAGGCAGACATGAATAACACAGCAAGCATCGCAAACAATTTTGTCGGCGATAAAGTCGACCTCATTTTCGCTAATGCTACACCAAGTGCCGTTGCAGCACTGAATGCAACGAAGGACATCCCGATCATTTTCACATCAGTAACAGACCCTGTCGGTGCAGGACTAGTCGAAGCATTCGATAAGCCTGGTGACAATATCACAGGAACGACAGACAATCATCCGGATGCTACGAAAAAGACAATTGATTTCATGACGAATGAAATTGGCGCGAAGAATATCGGCGTAATTTATAACGCTGGTGAGCAGAATTCTGAAGTCCAGCTTAAGGAAGTCAAGAAACTAGCGGAAGCAAATGGAGCGAAGGTCGTTGAAGCCTCAATCTCTACTTCAGCTGAAGTTAAGCAGGCTGCAGAATCCCTTGTCGGACGCGTTGATGCCATCTATGTTCCTACGGATAATACAGTCGTATCTGCACTTGAATCTGTTATTTCTGTAGCTAATGGTAAAAAGATCCCGTTATTCGTTGGCGAGCTTGATTCCATGAAGCGCGGAGCAGTTGCAGCCAGCGGTTTCAACTACTATGACATTGGTTACCAGTCAGGCTTGATGGCTGCTGAAATTTTATCAGGCAATAAAAAAGCTTCAGAGATCCCTGTTGAACTTCCGAAATCATTAACACTGACAATCAACAAAAAAGCTGCTGAAGAGCAAGGTGTTGAAGTCAAGGAAGAATGGGGAGACGACGCAGAGTTTTACGAAGAATAA
- a CDS encoding NAD(P)H-dependent oxidoreductase: protein MRDKETLKQEILEAFHFRHATKEFDPSKKIPEEDFRFILETGQLSPSSFGFEPWRFLVVQSEELREKVKNTAWGAFGKLPEASHFVILLARTKVDTKYDSEYLQDHFRNKKKMPEEFMANYLKRIEEFQKSDFKLLDGDRPLFDWACRQTYIVLANMMTAAAQIGIDSCPIEGFNFENMNKLLADEGLLEDGHFGISVMCAFGYRVKEPNPKTRRPLDDIVKWV from the coding sequence ATGCGTGACAAAGAGACGTTGAAGCAAGAGATTCTTGAGGCTTTCCATTTTCGGCATGCCACAAAGGAATTCGATCCAAGCAAAAAGATTCCAGAAGAAGATTTCCGCTTTATCCTGGAGACAGGTCAGTTATCTCCAAGCTCTTTTGGTTTTGAACCATGGCGCTTTCTAGTGGTCCAGAGTGAGGAGCTTCGCGAGAAAGTAAAAAATACTGCCTGGGGAGCGTTTGGCAAGCTTCCGGAAGCAAGCCATTTTGTGATCCTCCTGGCGAGGACGAAAGTCGATACTAAATATGATTCAGAATATCTTCAGGATCATTTCAGAAACAAGAAAAAGATGCCTGAGGAATTCATGGCCAATTATCTCAAGCGCATCGAGGAATTCCAAAAGTCTGATTTTAAATTGCTCGACGGAGACCGCCCGCTGTTTGATTGGGCTTGCAGGCAAACGTATATCGTCCTGGCCAATATGATGACAGCGGCAGCGCAAATAGGAATTGATTCATGTCCAATAGAGGGCTTCAATTTTGAAAACATGAACAAACTTCTGGCAGATGAGGGATTGCTTGAAGATGGCCATTTCGGAATTTCCGTCATGTGTGCGTTCGGCTATCGTGTAAAAGAACCGAATCCGAAGACAAGAAGACCATTGGATGACATCGTCAAATGGGTTTAA
- the pdhA gene encoding pyruvate dehydrogenase (acetyl-transferring) E1 component subunit alpha, whose protein sequence is MEKDFPIFQVMDQNGNIVSEEYKDLVTEERVKKFYSEMVRIRTLDRKSISLQRQGRIGTYAPFEGQEASQVGTALALDSEDWMFPTYRDHGAATVFGHSLRNILLFWNGRNEGCVPPDGKKIFPPAIPIATQIPHAAGAAFAEKQKGTRNAAICYFGDGATSEGDFHEGLNFASVFKSPVVYFCQNNQYAISVPISKQMNSATIAQKSLAYDIPGVRVDGNDVFAVFAETEKALERARNGEGPTLIEAMTWRYGSHTTADDATKYRDQGESALKRMETDPLLRLERWLKNEGLYDEAWVKEVEEQAAAEIDAAVQEMEKFPKADPAVIFDYVFEKPTWTIEKQKREYLELIGGEA, encoded by the coding sequence ATGGAAAAGGATTTTCCGATTTTTCAAGTGATGGACCAAAACGGAAACATTGTGTCTGAGGAATATAAAGATTTGGTGACTGAGGAACGAGTGAAGAAGTTTTATTCCGAAATGGTAAGGATCCGGACGCTGGACAGGAAATCGATCAGTCTCCAGCGGCAGGGCAGAATTGGAACATATGCGCCTTTTGAAGGGCAGGAAGCATCCCAGGTAGGAACGGCTCTTGCGCTTGACAGTGAAGATTGGATGTTCCCAACCTACCGCGATCATGGTGCGGCAACTGTGTTTGGCCACTCCTTGAGAAATATTTTACTGTTCTGGAACGGGCGGAACGAGGGGTGTGTGCCGCCGGATGGAAAAAAAATCTTCCCGCCGGCTATACCAATCGCCACACAAATTCCGCACGCAGCTGGTGCTGCTTTTGCAGAAAAACAAAAAGGAACAAGGAATGCGGCCATTTGTTATTTCGGTGATGGAGCGACTTCGGAAGGGGACTTTCATGAAGGCTTGAATTTTGCCAGCGTCTTCAAATCTCCAGTCGTCTATTTTTGCCAGAATAATCAATACGCGATATCCGTCCCAATCAGTAAACAAATGAATTCCGCAACGATCGCTCAAAAATCGCTGGCTTATGATATTCCAGGTGTGAGAGTGGATGGAAATGATGTTTTTGCTGTTTTTGCTGAAACGGAAAAGGCGTTGGAACGTGCACGAAATGGCGAAGGCCCGACACTGATTGAAGCAATGACGTGGCGGTATGGATCCCATACAACCGCCGATGATGCTACAAAATATCGTGACCAGGGCGAGAGTGCACTCAAACGAATGGAAACTGATCCTTTGCTAAGGCTGGAACGCTGGCTGAAAAATGAAGGACTTTACGATGAAGCATGGGTGAAGGAAGTAGAAGAGCAGGCTGCTGCAGAAATTGACGCAGCTGTACAGGAAATGGAGAAGTTCCCTAAAGCCGACCCGGCCGTGATTTTTGACTATGTCTTTGAGAAGCCTACATGGACAATTGAGAAGCAAAAACGGGAGTACCTTGAACTGATCGGAGGTGAAGCATGA
- a CDS encoding ABC transporter permease subunit, which translates to MFTSIFGAFESGIIYAIMALGVYLSFRVLDFPDLTVDGSFVTGAAVAAIMIVNGANPFAATMVALVAGFIAGCLTGIIHTVGKVNALLSGILMMIALYSINLRIMGKSNVPLLNTDTAMTAVRDFFDKTGIDGFFNGILTAVGLGDSLPRTWGILLFMIVVTLAIKFLTDAFLKTELGLAIRATGDNKRMIRSFSSNTNLMIILGLGLSNAMVAFSGALIAQQGGFADVGMGIGMIIIGLASVIIGEALFGTKSIARTTLAVIGGAIIYRIVVTLALRVEFLEPGDMKLITAIIVILALTAPKMIESYKEKKRKVKRQLEHMQMVAVPSEGKGEAGAALKSDS; encoded by the coding sequence TTGTTTACTTCAATATTTGGAGCATTTGAGTCCGGCATTATCTATGCCATCATGGCTCTGGGTGTATACTTATCCTTTCGGGTACTAGATTTTCCGGACTTGACGGTTGACGGCAGCTTCGTAACTGGGGCTGCAGTTGCCGCCATCATGATTGTAAATGGCGCGAATCCATTTGCTGCTACGATGGTAGCACTGGTTGCCGGATTCATCGCTGGATGCTTGACAGGCATCATCCATACAGTTGGTAAGGTCAATGCGCTTCTATCGGGTATCCTGATGATGATCGCCTTGTATTCTATCAATCTAAGGATCATGGGAAAATCGAATGTCCCGCTGCTGAATACCGATACTGCCATGACAGCGGTGAGGGACTTTTTCGATAAAACAGGAATTGACGGTTTCTTCAACGGTATCCTGACGGCAGTGGGACTTGGCGACAGTCTCCCTAGAACATGGGGAATCCTTCTGTTCATGATCGTCGTGACGCTGGCAATCAAATTCCTTACGGATGCCTTCCTTAAAACAGAACTTGGACTTGCAATCCGGGCAACTGGCGACAACAAGAGAATGATTCGCAGTTTCTCTTCTAACACGAACCTGATGATCATCCTTGGCCTTGGTCTTTCGAATGCGATGGTTGCTTTTTCGGGAGCATTGATCGCCCAGCAGGGTGGTTTCGCTGATGTTGGTATGGGTATCGGGATGATTATCATCGGTCTTGCGTCTGTCATCATTGGTGAGGCTTTGTTCGGTACAAAATCGATTGCTAGAACAACACTCGCTGTAATTGGCGGAGCGATTATCTATCGAATCGTAGTCACGCTGGCACTAAGGGTAGAGTTCCTCGAGCCAGGTGACATGAAGCTGATCACAGCTATTATCGTAATTTTGGCATTGACTGCACCGAAAATGATAGAAAGCTATAAAGAGAAAAAACGGAAGGTGAAAAGACAGCTTGAGCACATGCAGATGGTAGCTGTTCCTTCTGAAGGAAAGGGTGAGGCTGGTGCTGCACTTAAATCAGATTCATAG
- a CDS encoding alpha-ketoacid dehydrogenase subunit beta, whose amino-acid sequence METALQTKTLTLVQAITDGLDTMLGESKEVILLGEDIGKNGGVFRATDGLQEKYGEDRVIDTPLSEAGFVGAAIGMAVNGFRPVVEIQFLGFIYPAYEQIMTHASRLRMRTMGHYTVPMVIRAPYGAGVRAPEIHCDSTESLFTHMPGMKVVCPSNAYDAKGLMIAAIEDPDPVLFLEPMRSYRSSRGEVPEGKYTVEIGKGKKLTEGEDVTVISWGAMVPVAMKAAEEMKQKGVNCEVLDLRTLYPIDKDLVIESVQKTGRTVIVHEAHATGGTGSDLISLINDEAFLYQKAPAERVTGYDTPVPYFGFEDHYLPTPKRVAAAIEKVMKF is encoded by the coding sequence ATGGAAACAGCACTTCAGACAAAGACCTTGACCCTTGTCCAGGCGATCACCGATGGACTTGATACGATGCTTGGTGAAAGCAAGGAGGTCATCCTTCTTGGCGAAGATATCGGAAAAAATGGCGGGGTATTCCGTGCAACTGATGGCCTTCAGGAAAAGTATGGAGAGGATCGCGTCATTGACACTCCTTTAAGTGAAGCAGGTTTCGTCGGTGCAGCAATCGGCATGGCAGTGAATGGGTTCCGGCCAGTTGTGGAAATCCAGTTCCTGGGATTCATCTATCCTGCCTATGAACAAATCATGACCCATGCTTCAAGACTTCGGATGAGAACAATGGGCCATTATACGGTGCCGATGGTAATCCGGGCCCCATATGGCGCAGGTGTCCGCGCACCTGAAATTCATTGTGACAGCACGGAGTCACTTTTTACTCATATGCCGGGAATGAAGGTAGTTTGTCCGTCCAATGCCTATGACGCAAAAGGCTTGATGATCGCTGCAATTGAAGACCCGGATCCTGTCCTCTTTTTAGAACCGATGAGAAGTTATCGTTCCTCACGGGGTGAGGTTCCGGAAGGGAAGTATACGGTTGAAATAGGAAAAGGAAAGAAATTGACTGAAGGTGAAGATGTGACAGTCATTTCCTGGGGAGCCATGGTTCCGGTTGCGATGAAGGCTGCAGAAGAGATGAAACAAAAAGGTGTCAATTGTGAGGTCCTTGATTTAAGGACACTCTATCCAATCGACAAGGACCTTGTCATAGAGTCAGTCCAGAAGACTGGCCGAACGGTGATTGTCCATGAAGCTCATGCGACAGGAGGCACTGGCAGTGATTTGATTTCATTGATCAATGATGAGGCATTCCTTTACCAAAAGGCTCCTGCAGAAAGAGTGACAGGCTATGATACGCCTGTGCCGTATTTCGGGTTTGAAGATCATTATCTGCCGACGCCGAAAAGAGTCGCAGCTGCAATAGAGAAAGTAATGAAGTTTTAG
- a CDS encoding DUF561 domain-containing protein — protein sequence MNGITSVLGIKYPIIQGGMGNISNAILTAAVSEAGGLGTIGAGTMPAEEVEKIILETKSRTSKPFSVNVALSVSPNVVEILRLAVKHKVQTVTLSAGNPAPFIPKLKEAGVKIITVVASVKQAKKAEAAGADILVAEGYEAAGINSNLETTTLALIPQIVAQVNIPVVAAGGIGDGKGLAAMLALGASGVQMGTRFIATKEAPFHENYKQKLLQASDHETVIVGRSVGRIRRLLNTSYAGKLLEAEKQGLTPEEFAELTTEELHKKGALEGSEDNGFMNGGQVSGLVSDIPSVQELLDRMVKEAKDRLRIAELLL from the coding sequence GTGAATGGAATTACTTCTGTTCTGGGCATAAAATATCCAATCATCCAGGGTGGAATGGGCAATATCAGCAATGCCATTTTAACAGCTGCTGTTTCCGAAGCTGGCGGGCTTGGAACAATAGGCGCCGGTACGATGCCTGCTGAAGAAGTGGAGAAAATTATTCTTGAAACGAAATCGAGGACATCGAAGCCTTTTTCGGTGAATGTAGCATTAAGTGTTTCGCCGAATGTGGTGGAAATCCTTCGCCTGGCTGTCAAACATAAAGTGCAGACAGTAACATTATCAGCAGGGAATCCTGCTCCTTTCATCCCTAAGCTGAAAGAGGCTGGAGTCAAGATTATTACCGTTGTTGCCTCTGTGAAACAAGCAAAGAAAGCAGAAGCTGCAGGCGCTGATATTCTAGTTGCTGAGGGATATGAAGCTGCCGGTATTAACTCGAACCTTGAAACAACGACACTGGCACTGATTCCTCAGATTGTTGCACAGGTGAACATACCGGTTGTTGCAGCTGGCGGAATTGGTGACGGGAAGGGCCTTGCCGCTATGCTTGCGCTTGGAGCGAGTGGCGTCCAGATGGGAACGAGGTTCATCGCCACAAAGGAAGCTCCGTTCCATGAAAACTACAAGCAAAAACTTTTGCAGGCAAGTGACCATGAAACCGTTATAGTCGGAAGATCTGTAGGCAGAATTCGCAGGCTGTTGAATACTTCTTATGCAGGCAAACTGCTCGAGGCAGAAAAACAGGGTCTTACACCTGAAGAATTCGCCGAACTGACGACTGAGGAACTACATAAAAAAGGTGCACTGGAAGGCAGTGAGGACAACGGCTTCATGAATGGGGGCCAGGTGTCTGGACTGGTTTCAGATATCCCATCCGTACAGGAATTACTTGATCGTATGGTAAAAGAAGCAAAGGATCGTCTGAGAATAGCCGAATTATTACTATAA
- a CDS encoding thioesterase, FlK family — protein MRDGLIAGHTASIDVIVTPDMFARFEGKVVHPVYSTVSMVYHMEWVSRQIIIPFLEDHEEGMGGAVTVKHIAPCIEGAEVTVTATVTALEGNTILTKIKAECKGRLIGVGEVKQVILPKEKITELLTGS, from the coding sequence ATGCGAGATGGCTTGATCGCTGGGCATACGGCTTCCATCGATGTCATTGTTACACCAGATATGTTTGCCCGCTTTGAAGGAAAAGTCGTCCACCCGGTATACTCAACTGTTTCGATGGTATATCACATGGAGTGGGTATCGAGACAGATTATCATTCCCTTTTTAGAGGATCATGAAGAGGGTATGGGAGGCGCTGTGACTGTAAAACACATCGCACCATGTATCGAGGGTGCTGAGGTGACTGTAACCGCAACCGTTACGGCCCTAGAAGGAAATACAATCCTTACGAAAATAAAAGCTGAATGCAAAGGCCGTCTGATCGGAGTGGGAGAAGTCAAACAAGTAATCCTTCCTAAAGAGAAGATAACAGAATTACTTACAGGCAGCTAA
- a CDS encoding ABC transporter ATP-binding protein, giving the protein MLHLNQIHRVFNEGTPDEKIALDKINLTLEKGDFVTVIGSNGAGKSTLMNVISGVMIPDHGQVELDGKDVTYMSEYNRSKLIGRVFQDPMAGTAPSMTIEENLAIAYSRNKRRTLRRGVTKKRRELFQEVLESLHLGLENRLNAKVGLLSGGERQALSLLMATFTEPSILLLDEHTAALDPARAELITNLTKEIVDKYHLTTLMVTHNMQQALDLGNRLIMMDKGQIILEVNEEQKAKLTIEDLLKEFQRIRGTKMASDRALLG; this is encoded by the coding sequence GTGCTGCACTTAAATCAGATTCATAGAGTCTTCAATGAGGGTACTCCAGATGAGAAAATCGCCCTTGATAAGATAAATCTTACACTGGAAAAGGGAGACTTCGTCACAGTCATCGGAAGTAACGGAGCCGGAAAGTCAACGTTAATGAACGTGATTTCCGGTGTCATGATTCCAGACCACGGTCAGGTGGAACTGGATGGTAAGGATGTAACCTACATGTCTGAATACAACCGTTCAAAATTGATTGGCCGGGTATTCCAGGATCCGATGGCGGGAACGGCTCCAAGCATGACCATTGAAGAAAACCTGGCGATTGCCTATTCAAGGAACAAGCGCCGTACTCTCCGACGGGGCGTAACGAAAAAACGTCGTGAACTTTTCCAGGAAGTGCTTGAATCATTGCACCTGGGACTTGAAAACCGCCTGAATGCGAAGGTAGGCTTGTTATCAGGAGGAGAACGACAGGCATTATCCCTATTGATGGCTACATTCACAGAACCATCGATACTTTTACTGGATGAGCATACCGCGGCACTGGATCCAGCACGTGCCGAATTAATCACCAATCTAACAAAAGAAATCGTCGATAAATACCATCTCACTACACTGATGGTTACGCACAACATGCAGCAGGCACTCGACCTCGGAAACAGGCTGATCATGATGGACAAAGGCCAGATCATCCTGGAGGTAAATGAAGAGCAAAAAGCAAAGCTGACAATCGAAGACTTGCTAAAAGAGTTCCAGCGGATCCGCGGAACAAAAATGGCAAGCGACCGCGCATTGTTAGGCTAG
- a CDS encoding gamma carbonic anhydrase family protein — MILSYSDKKPVVDETVFQAPGSFIIGDVKIGKNSSVWFNAVLRGDEDTITIGESCSIQDNVTCHLYEGSPLVIEDEVTVGHNAILHGCTIKKRCIIGMGSTILDGAEIGEECIIGANTLIPAGKKIPPRSLVVGAPGKVVREIGDKDLELIQLSIDTYVQKGKEYRESLKNIT, encoded by the coding sequence TTGATTCTAAGTTATTCTGATAAGAAACCGGTCGTGGATGAAACCGTTTTTCAGGCACCGGGAAGTTTTATCATTGGAGACGTGAAAATCGGCAAGAATTCCAGCGTGTGGTTCAATGCTGTTCTGCGCGGTGATGAGGACACGATCACCATCGGCGAAAGCTGCAGCATCCAGGATAATGTCACATGCCACCTTTATGAAGGCTCTCCTCTAGTGATTGAAGATGAAGTCACTGTCGGCCACAATGCAATCCTTCATGGCTGCACCATCAAAAAACGATGCATTATTGGCATGGGCTCAACTATCCTTGATGGAGCTGAAATCGGGGAAGAGTGCATCATTGGGGCCAATACTTTGATACCAGCGGGGAAGAAAATCCCTCCACGCTCTCTCGTTGTCGGCGCACCGGGTAAAGTCGTGAGGGAGATCGGCGATAAAGACCTGGAGCTGATTCAATTATCGATCGATACATATGTGCAAAAGGGTAAGGAATACCGGGAAAGCTTAAAAAATATCACCTAA